The Pseudomonas orientalis genome contains a region encoding:
- a CDS encoding acyl-CoA dehydrogenase, which yields MDFAYSPKVQELRERVSAFMDAYVYPAEPVFERQVSEGDRWQPTAIMDELKAKAKAEGLWNLFLPESELGAGLTNLEYAPLAEIMGRSLLGPEPFNCSAPDTGNMEVLVRYANQEQKQRWLEPLLRGEIRSAFAMTEPDVASSDATNMAARAERQGDEWVINGKKWWTSGACDPRCKILIFMGLSNPDAPRHQQHSMILVPVDTPGVTILRPLPVFGYDDAPHGHAEVLFDNVRVPYENVLLGEGRGFEIAQGRLGPGRIHHCMRSIGMAERALELMCKRSVSRSAFGKPLARLGGNIDKIADSRMEIDMARLLTLKAAYMMDTVGNKIAKSEIAQIKVVAPNVALKVIDRAIQIHGGAGVSNDFPLAYMYAMQRTLRLADGPDEVHRAAIGKFEIGKYVPKELMRGGQ from the coding sequence ATGGATTTCGCCTATTCGCCCAAGGTTCAGGAACTGCGTGAACGCGTCAGCGCATTCATGGACGCTTACGTCTACCCGGCCGAGCCGGTGTTCGAACGCCAGGTCAGCGAAGGTGACCGCTGGCAGCCCACTGCGATCATGGACGAGCTCAAAGCCAAGGCTAAAGCCGAGGGGTTGTGGAACCTGTTCCTGCCGGAGTCCGAGCTGGGCGCCGGCCTGACCAACCTCGAATACGCGCCACTGGCCGAAATCATGGGCCGCTCGTTGCTGGGCCCGGAACCATTCAACTGCTCGGCCCCCGACACCGGCAATATGGAAGTGCTGGTGCGTTACGCCAATCAAGAGCAGAAACAACGCTGGCTCGAGCCGCTGCTGCGCGGCGAGATTCGTTCAGCCTTCGCCATGACCGAACCCGATGTGGCCTCCTCGGACGCCACCAACATGGCCGCCCGCGCCGAACGCCAGGGCGATGAATGGGTGATCAACGGCAAGAAGTGGTGGACCTCCGGCGCCTGCGACCCGCGCTGCAAGATCCTGATCTTCATGGGCCTGAGCAACCCGGATGCGCCGCGCCACCAGCAGCATTCGATGATCCTGGTGCCGGTGGACACGCCCGGCGTGACAATCCTGCGCCCGCTGCCGGTGTTCGGCTACGACGATGCGCCCCACGGTCACGCCGAAGTGCTGTTCGACAACGTACGCGTGCCTTACGAAAACGTGCTGCTGGGTGAGGGGCGCGGGTTTGAGATCGCCCAGGGGCGGCTTGGCCCGGGCCGTATCCACCACTGTATGCGCTCGATCGGCATGGCCGAGCGCGCGCTGGAGTTGATGTGCAAACGCTCGGTCAGCCGCAGCGCCTTCGGCAAGCCGTTGGCGCGCCTGGGGGGCAATATCGACAAGATCGCCGACTCGCGCATGGAAATCGACATGGCGCGGCTGCTGACCTTGAAAGCGGCGTACATGATGGACACCGTGGGCAATAAAATCGCCAAAAGCGAAATCGCCCAGATCAAGGTGGTTGCGCCCAACGTGGCGCTGAAAGTTATCGACCGCGCCATCCAGATCCACGGCGGTGCCGGTGTGTCCAATGATTTCCCGCTGGCTTATATGTACGCCATGCAGCGCACCCTGCGCCTGGCCGATGGGCCGGATGAAGTGCACCGGGCGGCGATCGGCAAGTTTGAGATTGGCAAGTATGTGCCCAAGGAGCTGATGCGCGGCGGGCAGTGA
- a CDS encoding LysR family transcriptional regulator, giving the protein MNLSKVDLNLFIVFDAIYTEANLTRAGQIVGITQPAVSNALARLRETFNDPLFVRTAQGMVPTPMAQNIIGPVRNALSLLRVSVQESRIFNPQQAAKTYRISMTDLTEAVILPLLFQRLRRLAPTVVIESFLSKRRETTKELAAGRLDFAVDAPLNTDPQVRHVKLMEDRYVCAMRKGHPMAGKDKFTLDDYLSLTHIHISSRRNGLGHVDLALGKMGIQRKIALRSQHYLMASQVLQQTDMVMTVPERFARRHELHWFNLPVNDVPPVETHLYWHESTDQDPANRWMREQMIELCQQVTAHEKKLDKQQA; this is encoded by the coding sequence ATGAATCTGAGCAAGGTCGACCTCAATCTCTTTATCGTCTTCGACGCGATCTACACCGAAGCCAACCTCACCCGGGCCGGGCAGATTGTCGGCATCACCCAGCCGGCGGTCTCCAACGCGCTGGCACGCCTGCGCGAGACCTTCAACGACCCGCTGTTCGTGCGCACGGCCCAAGGCATGGTGCCCACGCCGATGGCGCAGAACATCATCGGCCCGGTGCGCAATGCGTTGTCGTTGCTGCGGGTGTCGGTGCAGGAGAGCCGGATTTTCAACCCGCAACAGGCGGCCAAGACCTATCGCATCAGCATGACCGACCTGACCGAAGCGGTGATTTTACCGCTGCTGTTCCAACGCCTGCGCCGCCTCGCGCCGACGGTGGTCATCGAGAGTTTCCTGTCCAAACGCCGCGAAACCACCAAGGAACTGGCCGCCGGGCGCCTGGATTTTGCCGTGGATGCGCCGCTCAACACCGACCCGCAAGTGCGTCACGTCAAGCTGATGGAAGACCGCTACGTGTGCGCCATGCGCAAGGGCCACCCGATGGCGGGCAAGGACAAATTCACCCTGGATGACTACCTGTCGCTGACCCATATCCATATTTCCAGCCGCCGCAACGGCCTGGGGCATGTCGACCTCGCCCTGGGCAAGATGGGCATCCAGCGCAAGATCGCCCTGCGCTCCCAGCACTATCTGATGGCATCGCAAGTATTGCAGCAGACCGACATGGTCATGACCGTGCCCGAACGCTTTGCCCGTCGCCATGAACTGCACTGGTTCAACCTGCCGGTCAATGACGTGCCGCCGGTGGAAACCCATCTGTACTGGCATGAAAGCACCGACCAGGACCCGGCGAACCGCTGGATGCGCGAACAGATGATCGAGTTGTGCCAGCAAGTCACCGCCCACGAGAAGAAACTGGATAAGCAACAGGCTTGA
- the xthA gene encoding exodeoxyribonuclease III, with translation MKIVSFNINGLRARPHQLAALIEKHQPDVIGLQETKVHDDQFPLAEVQALGYHVYYHGQKGHYGVALLSRKEALDVHKGFATDEEDAQRRFIWGTFADESGNPVVIMNGYFPQGESRDHPTKFPAKQRFYEDLQQLLESRFSNDQALVVMGDVNISPQDCDIGIGADNAKRWLKTGKCSFLPEEREWMARLKNWGLVDSFRHLNPEVTDRFSWFDYRSRGFEDEPKRGLRIDVIMASNGLLPRVKDAGVDYDLRALEKPSDHAPIWLELS, from the coding sequence ATGAAAATCGTCTCCTTCAATATCAACGGGCTGCGTGCCCGCCCTCATCAGCTGGCGGCGCTGATTGAAAAACACCAGCCGGACGTCATTGGCCTGCAGGAAACCAAGGTGCACGACGACCAGTTCCCGCTGGCCGAAGTCCAGGCGCTGGGCTATCACGTTTACTACCATGGCCAGAAAGGCCACTACGGTGTGGCCCTGCTCTCGCGCAAGGAAGCGTTGGATGTGCACAAAGGTTTTGCCACCGATGAAGAAGACGCCCAGCGCCGTTTTATCTGGGGCACCTTTGCCGACGAGAGCGGCAACCCGGTCGTCATCATGAACGGCTACTTTCCCCAGGGCGAAAGCCGCGACCACCCCACCAAATTCCCGGCCAAGCAGCGCTTCTATGAAGACCTGCAGCAACTGCTGGAAAGCCGGTTCAGTAATGACCAGGCGCTGGTGGTGATGGGCGACGTGAATATTTCCCCGCAAGACTGCGACATCGGTATCGGCGCCGACAACGCCAAACGCTGGCTGAAAACCGGCAAGTGCAGCTTCCTGCCCGAAGAGCGCGAATGGATGGCCCGCCTGAAAAACTGGGGCCTGGTGGACAGCTTCCGTCACCTGAACCCTGAAGTGACCGACCGTTTCAGCTGGTTCGATTACCGCAGCCGTGGCTTTGAGGACGAGCCCAAGCGTGGGCTGCGCATTGACGTGATCATGGCGTCCAACGGCTTGCTCCCACGGGTCAAGGATGCCGGCGTCGATTATGATCTGCGGGCATTGGAAAAGCCGTCGGACCATGCGCCGATCTGGTTGGAATTGAGTTAA
- a CDS encoding autotransporter assembly complex protein TamA, whose amino-acid sequence MKFPGRFTSGLILLFTSCGALAQSELDVRIKPSNDALKANIEGYIGSVGDRDEEALLRFSRGAEEQARKAAQALGFYQPRIASEVKGGKNPRLTLTVDPGEPVHLRNVTLRVDGPAANLKAFRVPASDDLKPGAVLNHGHYDDAKRLIQNQASRYGFFSGRFTRQKLAVDPQAGVADIELVYDSGPRYNMGKVSFSGDTPFDEELLQRMVPFKPGTPYDSELIAELNQNLQASGFFESVRVDASPAASSNDVIPVAVQLDTRKPRTMGLGLGFSTDVGPRGKANWTRHWVNPQGHSYGWEAELSAPRQNVGLWYDIPLDPPLTDKLRFAGGYQNEEIANTDTLSKLLTLGPEWHSKLPSGWTRVISLKYQREEYRLGNDSGLSNLVMPGISYSYLRSDNRIDPHNGYRLMFDSKVAKEGLGSDTNLLYGTATIKGLTTLWDNHRFLGRAQVGGSATNGYQSVPPSLRFFAGGDQSVRGYEYQTLSPENDRGDRIGGRYMVALSAEYQYSITEKWRIATFIDQGNSFNTLDMPSLKTGVGVGVRWVSPVGPIRLDLAHALEDPGGIRLHFSMGPEL is encoded by the coding sequence ATGAAGTTTCCAGGAAGATTTACCAGCGGCTTGATTCTGCTGTTCACAAGCTGTGGCGCATTGGCGCAAAGCGAACTGGACGTGCGGATCAAACCCTCAAATGACGCGCTGAAAGCCAACATCGAAGGCTACATCGGCAGTGTTGGCGATCGTGACGAAGAAGCCCTGCTGCGATTCAGCCGTGGCGCCGAAGAGCAGGCGCGCAAAGCGGCCCAGGCGCTGGGCTTCTATCAGCCGCGGATCGCCAGCGAGGTGAAGGGCGGCAAGAACCCGCGCCTGACCCTGACCGTCGACCCCGGCGAGCCGGTGCACCTGCGCAACGTGACCTTGCGCGTCGATGGCCCGGCGGCGAACCTCAAGGCCTTTCGTGTGCCCGCCAGTGACGACCTCAAGCCGGGCGCGGTGCTCAATCACGGCCATTACGATGACGCCAAGCGCCTGATCCAGAATCAGGCGTCGCGCTATGGCTTTTTCAGCGGGCGTTTTACCCGTCAGAAACTGGCCGTAGACCCTCAAGCGGGCGTGGCTGACATCGAACTCGTTTACGACAGCGGCCCGCGCTACAACATGGGCAAGGTCAGCTTCAGCGGCGACACGCCCTTTGACGAAGAGCTGTTGCAGCGCATGGTGCCGTTCAAGCCAGGTACACCCTATGACTCCGAACTGATCGCCGAACTCAACCAGAACCTGCAGGCCAGTGGCTTTTTCGAAAGCGTGCGCGTGGACGCCAGCCCCGCGGCCTCAAGCAATGACGTGATTCCGGTGGCCGTGCAACTGGACACGCGCAAGCCCCGCACCATGGGGCTGGGCCTGGGGTTCTCGACGGACGTCGGCCCGCGGGGCAAGGCCAACTGGACGCGCCACTGGGTCAATCCCCAGGGCCACAGTTATGGCTGGGAAGCCGAGTTGTCCGCGCCGCGCCAGAACGTCGGCCTGTGGTACGACATTCCGCTGGACCCTCCGCTCACCGACAAATTGCGTTTTGCCGGCGGCTATCAGAATGAAGAGATCGCCAACACCGACACCCTGAGCAAGCTGCTCACCCTCGGCCCCGAATGGCACAGCAAGTTGCCCAGCGGTTGGACCCGGGTCATCTCGCTCAAATACCAGCGTGAAGAGTATCGCCTGGGCAATGACTCGGGCTTGAGTAACCTGGTGATGCCGGGCATCAGCTACTCCTACCTGCGCAGCGACAACCGCATCGATCCGCACAACGGCTATCGCCTGATGTTCGACAGCAAAGTCGCCAAGGAAGGGCTCGGTTCCGACACCAACCTGCTGTATGGCACCGCCACGATCAAGGGCCTGACCACCTTGTGGGATAACCACCGGTTCCTGGGCCGCGCGCAAGTCGGCGGCAGTGCCACCAATGGCTATCAGTCGGTGCCGCCGTCGCTGCGCTTCTTCGCCGGTGGCGACCAGAGCGTGCGCGGTTATGAATACCAGACCCTGTCGCCGGAAAACGACCGTGGCGACCGCATCGGCGGCCGCTACATGGTGGCGCTGAGCGCCGAGTATCAATATTCCATCACTGAGAAATGGCGGATCGCGACCTTTATCGATCAGGGCAACTCGTTCAATACGCTGGACATGCCCAGCCTGAAAACCGGCGTGGGTGTGGGGGTGCGCTGGGTCTCGCCCGTGGGTCCGATCCGCCTCGACCTGGCCCATGCCCTGGAAGATCCGGGCGGCATTCGATTGCACTTTTCCATGGGGCCTGAGCTGTGA
- a CDS encoding MerR family transcriptional regulator: MSITYSISDLARELDITTRAIRFYEEQGLLAPERRGQERIYSARDKVSLKLILRGKRIGFSLAECRELIELYDPTSGNHIQLNSMLAKIAERREQLEQQLLDIEQMKLELDTAEERCTQALAHTMRQAGH, from the coding sequence ATGAGCATCACCTACAGCATCTCCGACCTCGCCCGCGAGCTCGACATCACCACCCGCGCCATTCGTTTCTACGAGGAACAAGGCCTGCTGGCCCCCGAACGCCGCGGCCAGGAGCGCATCTACTCGGCGCGGGACAAGGTCAGCCTCAAACTGATCCTGCGCGGCAAGCGCATCGGCTTTTCCCTGGCCGAATGCCGCGAGTTGATCGAGCTCTACGACCCCACCAGCGGCAACCACATTCAACTCAACAGCATGCTGGCAAAGATCGCCGAGCGCCGTGAACAGCTTGAGCAACAGTTGCTGGATATCGAACAAATGAAGCTGGAACTGGACACCGCCGAAGAGCGTTGCACCCAGGCCCTGGCACACACCATGCGCCAGGCCGGCCATTGA
- a CDS encoding GNAT family N-acetyltransferase, giving the protein MPDTSTAAAEIRLLNSGYSREARSLLYQAYRHEPTFAYIFEAERPGYEQRVRATVRELVKQHFFQKLPAIGLFVNDRLIGVALIAPPQRRLGITESWAWQIRMWLSTGVRGTRRYLEYHQAVLACLPGESVHVLPLLGIHPQLQGQHYGEQLLEAVHNWCADDQHSSGVVLDTGNSRYLDFYKRQGYEEIGEIAVGPVLEHVFFHPNPQASNAATA; this is encoded by the coding sequence ATGCCTGACACCTCGACGGCAGCTGCCGAGATTCGCCTGCTCAACAGCGGTTATTCCCGCGAAGCGCGTTCCCTGTTGTACCAGGCCTACCGTCACGAACCGACCTTCGCCTACATCTTCGAAGCCGAGCGTCCAGGTTATGAACAGCGGGTACGCGCAACAGTGCGCGAGCTGGTCAAGCAGCACTTCTTTCAGAAACTTCCGGCCATCGGCCTGTTCGTCAACGACCGTTTGATTGGCGTCGCCCTTATCGCGCCGCCGCAACGGCGCCTGGGCATCACCGAGAGCTGGGCGTGGCAGATCCGCATGTGGTTGAGCACCGGTGTGCGCGGTACGCGGCGCTACCTCGAATACCATCAGGCCGTATTGGCGTGCCTGCCCGGTGAGTCGGTGCATGTGTTGCCGTTGCTGGGTATTCACCCGCAGTTGCAAGGCCAGCACTATGGCGAACAATTGCTCGAAGCCGTCCACAATTGGTGCGCCGATGACCAGCACTCCTCGGGCGTGGTGCTCGACACGGGCAACTCCCGTTACCTGGATTTCTATAAGCGCCAGGGCTATGAGGAAATCGGTGAAATTGCCGTAGGACCTGTCTTGGAGCATGTGTTTTTTCATCCCAATCCCCAGGCGTCAAATGCTGCAACGGCCTGA
- a CDS encoding substrate-binding domain-containing protein has protein sequence MRLRVLLLLTLFPFFAVSAPLPLPDQGPALRIQGSNTIGAGLGPALVKGLMERQGLQGVRIEPAEGANEQHVIGKTRQGKTVSIDVAAHGSSTGFAALKNHSADLAASSRPIKDSELVDLETLGDLKSPEAEQVIAIDGLAIILNPRNPLNTLDTEQLAQIFNGQISTWEALGGSGGAIHVYARDDRSGTYDTFKELVLNRRDTPLVASARRFESSEALSDAVSQDPQGIGFIGLPYVRKAKTVAVVDGDSQPMLPLGSLIATEDYPLSRRLYVYLPPATQNPWAKALVDFAQSSQGQAIVAANGFIAQHVQAIGVEPRASMPEEYQAIVRNAQRLTVNFRFEEGSASLDNKARQDVQPVVAYLKSHGKLHKQVTLVGFGDAKNDPQRAALLSKLRAMAVRRELVKSGVILRDTRGFGAQMPVAANTADEGRIKNRRVEVWVY, from the coding sequence ATGAGGCTGCGCGTTCTGTTACTGCTGACGCTGTTCCCGTTTTTCGCTGTGTCTGCCCCTCTCCCGCTTCCCGATCAAGGCCCGGCATTGCGTATCCAGGGTTCCAACACCATCGGCGCGGGATTGGGCCCGGCGCTGGTCAAGGGGTTGATGGAGCGCCAGGGTTTGCAAGGCGTGCGCATCGAACCCGCCGAGGGCGCCAATGAACAGCACGTGATCGGCAAGACCCGTCAGGGTAAAACCGTGAGCATCGACGTAGCCGCCCATGGTTCCAGTACAGGATTTGCCGCGCTGAAAAACCACAGTGCCGACCTCGCCGCATCGTCGCGCCCGATCAAAGACAGCGAACTGGTCGACCTGGAAACCCTGGGCGACCTGAAAAGCCCGGAAGCCGAACAGGTGATCGCCATCGATGGCCTGGCAATCATCCTCAACCCCCGCAACCCGCTCAACACGCTGGACACCGAGCAACTGGCGCAGATCTTCAATGGTCAGATCAGCACCTGGGAAGCCCTGGGCGGCAGTGGCGGCGCCATTCATGTGTACGCCCGCGACGACCGGTCCGGCACCTATGACACCTTCAAGGAACTCGTGCTGAACCGCCGCGACACACCGCTGGTGGCGTCGGCCCGGCGTTTCGAATCCAGTGAAGCGCTGTCCGATGCGGTCAGCCAGGACCCTCAAGGCATCGGTTTTATCGGGCTGCCCTACGTCCGCAAGGCCAAGACGGTGGCGGTTGTCGATGGAGACTCGCAACCGATGCTGCCACTGGGCAGCCTGATCGCCACCGAGGATTACCCGCTGTCACGGCGACTGTACGTTTATCTGCCGCCGGCGACGCAGAATCCCTGGGCCAAGGCACTGGTGGACTTTGCCCAGAGCAGCCAGGGCCAGGCGATCGTGGCGGCCAATGGTTTTATCGCCCAGCACGTGCAGGCAATCGGCGTGGAGCCCCGCGCCTCGATGCCCGAGGAGTATCAGGCGATTGTGCGCAACGCCCAGCGTTTGACGGTGAACTTTCGTTTCGAGGAAGGCAGCGCCAGCCTGGACAACAAGGCGCGCCAGGATGTGCAGCCGGTGGTGGCCTACCTGAAAAGCCACGGCAAACTGCACAAGCAAGTGACGCTGGTGGGGTTTGGCGATGCCAAGAATGATCCGCAGCGGGCGGCCTTGCTGTCGAAGTTGCGGGCCATGGCGGTGCGCCGGGAGTTGGTGAAAAGCGGCGTGATACTGCGCGATACTCGCGGGTTCGGCGCACAGATGCCGGTGGCGGCGAATACGGCGGATGAAGGCCGGATCAAGAATCGGCGGGTGGAGGTCTGGGTGTACTGA
- a CDS encoding hydroxymethylglutaryl-CoA lyase, translating into MTLPSHVRLVEVGPRDGLQNEAQPISVADKVRLVDALSAAGLSYIEVGSFVSPKWVPQMAGSAEVFAQIQRKPGVTYGALAPNLRGFEDALAAGVKEVAVFAAASEAFSQRNINCSISESLERFAPIMAAARQHGVSVRGYVSCVLGCPYEGDIAAEQVAAVARELYAMGCYEVSLGDTIGTGTAGATRRLFEVVGAQVPRDKLAGHFHDTYGQAIANIYASLLEGIQVFDSSIAGLGGCPYAKGASGNVATEDVVYLLNGLGIDTGIDLERLIGAGQQISQVLGRASGSRVAKARNLG; encoded by the coding sequence ATGACCCTCCCCTCACACGTACGCCTGGTGGAAGTCGGCCCGCGCGACGGATTGCAGAACGAAGCCCAGCCAATCAGCGTCGCCGACAAGGTGCGGTTGGTGGACGCCTTGAGCGCCGCCGGCCTTAGCTATATCGAGGTCGGCAGTTTCGTGTCGCCCAAATGGGTGCCGCAGATGGCCGGCTCCGCCGAGGTGTTCGCGCAGATCCAGCGCAAGCCAGGCGTGACCTATGGCGCGCTGGCGCCAAACCTGCGCGGTTTTGAAGATGCACTGGCGGCGGGGGTCAAGGAAGTCGCGGTCTTTGCGGCGGCGTCCGAAGCGTTTTCCCAACGCAATATCAACTGCTCCATCAGCGAGAGCCTGGAGCGGTTTGCGCCGATCATGGCCGCGGCCCGGCAGCACGGCGTCAGCGTGCGCGGGTATGTGTCGTGTGTGCTGGGTTGCCCCTACGAAGGGGATATTGCTGCGGAGCAGGTGGCGGCTGTCGCCCGCGAGCTGTACGCCATGGGCTGTTATGAAGTGTCCCTGGGCGACACGATCGGCACCGGCACGGCGGGCGCGACACGGCGGCTGTTCGAGGTGGTCGGCGCACAGGTGCCGCGCGACAAGCTCGCCGGGCATTTCCACGACACCTACGGCCAGGCGATCGCCAACATCTACGCCAGCCTGCTGGAAGGCATCCAGGTGTTCGACAGCTCTATCGCGGGCCTCGGCGGCTGCCCTTATGCCAAGGGCGCGAGCGGTAACGTCGCCACCGAAGATGTGGTGTACCTCCTCAATGGACTCGGGATCGACACCGGCATCGACCTGGAGCGCCTGATTGGCGCGGGCCAGCAGATCAGCCAGGTGCTGGGACGGGCAAGCGGATCGCGAGTGGCGAAGGCGCGTAACCTCGGTTGA
- a CDS encoding AMP-binding protein: protein MDQPNPSYSRGSQDKALLAMTIGEAFDRTAAQYPDGDALVVRQQQRRYTWRELAETVDLHARAFLALGMQTGDRLGIWAPNCAEWLVCQVASAKLGVILVNINPAYRSSELDYVLKQSGCQWLVCAGAFKTSDYHAMLQALKPDLRGLISLDPNPPPAFMPWSQLSALGTDVPPGHLHSRQASLHFDQPVNIQYTSGTTGFPKGATLSHHNILNNGYMVGESLGLAAQDRLVIPVPLYHCFGMVMGNLGCITHGTTMIYPNDGFDPLLTLTAVAEERATGLYGVPTMFIAMLDHPRRAEFDLSSLRTGIMAGATCPIEVMRRVINEMHMSEVQIAYGMTETSPVSLQTGADDDLERRVTTVGRTQPQLENRIIDADGNTVPRGEIGELCTRGYSVMLGYWNNPEGTRDAIDEEGWMHTGDLATMDEHGYVSIVGRNKDMIIRGGENVYPRELEEFFFTHPAVADVQIIGIPDERYGEEIVAWIKFHPGQVASELELQTWCKGRIAHFKMPRHFKFVDAFPMTVTGKIQKFRMREISIEELQTLSQ, encoded by the coding sequence ATGGATCAACCGAATCCGAGCTACAGCCGTGGCTCCCAGGACAAGGCCTTGCTGGCCATGACCATTGGCGAGGCGTTCGATCGTACCGCTGCGCAGTATCCTGATGGCGACGCCTTGGTGGTCCGCCAACAACAGCGGCGCTACACCTGGCGGGAGCTGGCCGAGACGGTTGATTTGCATGCACGGGCGTTTCTCGCCCTGGGCATGCAAACCGGCGACCGCCTGGGCATCTGGGCACCCAATTGCGCCGAGTGGCTGGTCTGCCAGGTGGCGAGCGCGAAACTCGGGGTGATCCTGGTCAATATCAATCCGGCGTACCGCAGTAGTGAATTGGACTACGTGCTCAAGCAATCCGGCTGCCAGTGGCTGGTGTGTGCCGGTGCGTTTAAGACCTCCGATTACCACGCCATGCTCCAGGCGCTGAAGCCCGACCTGCGTGGCCTCATCAGCCTGGACCCCAATCCGCCGCCCGCATTCATGCCCTGGTCGCAACTGTCGGCGCTCGGTACCGATGTTCCGCCCGGGCACTTGCACAGTCGCCAGGCCAGCCTGCACTTCGACCAACCCGTGAACATCCAATACACCTCCGGCACCACCGGCTTCCCCAAGGGCGCTACCCTCAGTCACCACAATATCCTCAATAACGGCTACATGGTCGGCGAAAGCCTCGGGCTTGCCGCGCAGGACCGTTTAGTCATTCCCGTGCCGCTGTACCACTGTTTTGGCATGGTGATGGGTAACCTGGGGTGCATCACCCACGGCACCACCATGATCTATCCCAATGACGGCTTCGACCCCCTGCTGACGCTGACCGCCGTCGCCGAAGAGCGCGCTACCGGCCTGTATGGCGTGCCGACCATGTTTATCGCCATGCTTGATCACCCACGCCGCGCCGAGTTCGACTTATCCAGCCTGCGTACCGGGATCATGGCCGGGGCGACGTGCCCTATCGAAGTGATGCGCCGGGTCATCAACGAAATGCACATGAGTGAAGTGCAAATTGCCTATGGCATGACCGAAACCAGCCCGGTGTCGTTGCAGACCGGAGCCGACGACGATCTGGAGCGCCGCGTGACCACCGTAGGTCGCACCCAGCCGCAGCTGGAAAACAGGATCATCGACGCTGATGGCAACACCGTGCCACGCGGTGAAATCGGCGAGCTATGCACGCGCGGCTACAGCGTGATGCTCGGCTATTGGAACAACCCAGAAGGCACCCGCGATGCCATCGACGAGGAGGGATGGATGCACACCGGCGACCTGGCGACCATGGACGAGCACGGTTATGTGAGCATCGTCGGGCGCAACAAGGACATGATCATTCGCGGTGGCGAGAACGTATATCCACGGGAGCTTGAGGAGTTTTTCTTCACCCATCCGGCCGTGGCCGATGTGCAGATCATCGGTATCCCCGATGAACGCTACGGTGAGGAAATCGTCGCCTGGATCAAGTTCCACCCGGGGCAGGTGGCGAGCGAGCTGGAACTGCAAACCTGGTGCAAGGGCCGCATCGCCCACTTCAAGATGCCCAGGCATTTCAAGTTCGTGGACGCGTTTCCGATGACGGTGACGGGCAAGATCCAGAAATTCCGCATGCGCGAGATCTCAATCGAAGAGTTGCAAACACTCTCGCAATAA